The DNA sequence TGTGTTTATCTGAGCAGAATGTATTTGTATGTTGCTCTCAGGCTTCTGTCTAAATGGAAAGGGACATTAGGCACCAGCTTAGTTTAGGTCACCCTGAAGTTGCTTCTCTACTTTCACTCATGCCCTCCACACAGCAGCAAGAGCTATATTAGACAATAGTAAATCAGatcaccttggaagaaaagctatgatgaacctagacagcgtattcaaaagcagagacatcactttgccaacaaaggtccatataggcaaagctatggtttttccaatagtcatgtatggatgtgagagttggaccatgaagaagactgagcaccgaagaactgatgctttcaaactgtggtgctggaggatacttttgagagtccattggatagccaggagatcaaaccattcaatcttaaaggaaatcaaccctgcatatttgTTGGATAGacagaagctgaagctgcagcaccaatactttggccacctgatgtaaagaactgactcactttcaGTTAGGTGTTTTGAAATATCTTATATAGTTTTATCTCCATTCTACAGATAAGGATAATCAGGCCCTGAAAAGATAGATGACTTATATAAGATCACAGAACTGGGAAGGTACAGCTGTGATATTCCAGCACAGGTCTGACTCTCAAGCCCACACTCTTAACATGTTCTGGAAGTTCAGAGCAGGTGGCTTCTAACTTAATCTGGGAGGTACATGTGTACAGGGAGGAAGATTCCATGGAAGAGGGAAAAgagcctgatactgggaaagattcagggcaggaggagcagggggcgacacaggatgagatgattgaatggcatcatcaacttaatagacatgaatttgagcaaactccgggagataatgaaggacagggaagcctggcatgctgcagtctatcatgctggaaagagttggacatgactgagcaactgaacaagaaggaggggaaggagaggacttGGAGACAATGAGTATAAGCAGTTGCTTCAAGGTTTTACTATAAGGAGGAGGGCAGCAGTGGGGCAGTAGTAGTATCTGGAGGTGGGGTTAGAGTTGAAAGagtattttattaactttttggatgggagaaataaataatatgaatGATCTAGTCTCTTCAGAATgtaagttccttgagggcagggattttGTCTCATGTGTCTGCGCCACCTcccacagtgcctagcacagagttGGCATTCCATAAATGTTGTTGAAACATAGAGACAGGCTTGTAGTTGCTGAAGGGGAGGGAGTGAGGGAGAGACACATTAGgaatttggaattagcagatgtaagctctTATATATAGGATGGgtcaacaacaaggtcctactgtatagcacagggaactatatccaatatcctgtaataagtcataatggaaaggaagatgaaaaagaacatatatatctatatataactgaatcactttgctgtacaccagatactaacacaacattgtaaatcaactacatacTTCAAtgacaataaaatttttaaatcttgttGATTAAGCGATCAAATGTTTGAAAGAAGTAATGGaactagagacttccctggtgatccagtgactaagactctttGCTCCCAAATGCAGGgatctaggttcgatccctggtcagggaaatagatcctgcatgcctcaactaagatcccacatgatgcaactaagacccaatgcagccaaacaaatagtgaaaaaaaaaaaaaaagaagaatcaatgGAAGTAAATGTTAAAGCATTGAATAAGAAGTAATAGCAGGATAAAGTGGCAGGTGAATTGCATGGAGCTTTGGCTTGAGTCCCAGTCATTCCTGGCACACCAAGCTTACCTAAGAGCCAGACAGCCTAGGCATGGGTTGGCATGGCACAACTCCCTTTGCTGAGAGGGCATGCTGTGTCTCTGCAATCCTCCATTCCATGAAGCAGACAGGCTTTGGGACTGTAAGAACTGGGTGCAGCCAGATGAGACAGCAAAGCTCAGGACCGTGCCAGAAGAGAAACCCCTGTGCTTCATCTCCATTCTCTGGGCATGGTCTATCTGTGGCACAGGGCACATTTGAGACATGGGCCGCAGTGCTATCCCAGTCTGCCCCTCCTGGCTGGAGGGTGATTCATAACCTCATGTTTCTCAGGCCAAGGAATAGCTAAACCAGAGTCCAAGGAGAAGCCAATGGCCAAGCAGCCACCAGAAGCCTTGGACCTGGCTCCTCCCAGTTGCCACATTGCATAATCCTCACAGTGTATGGTGATGGTTAGCCCACTGGGGCTTCCCCCAGGGTTCTTGTGACTCAGCCATTGCTGGAAAGATGGCATGGCCCAGCATCGGACTAGCACACAGGGGGCACTTTTGAATGAATGGAccctttgggactctgggaactAATACGAATGGTGAGGAAAGAATGCTTCTTTATCCATGCCTTCTCTGTCATCTCACTCAGTGCCCAGACATAGTCCTGTGCAGGGATACAGCCACAGGCAAGAGCatgtcctgggctgggaagaaagGATGTAGTTAGTTGGCAGTACCCCCAGACAGACCTTTTCCATCTCCTCACCTGGCATCTGAAGAGTCCACCATCGTGTCAGGTCTCAGGAGTCCAAAAAGTTTATTTCAACCCGCATTGACCTAGCGCTTAATATGAATCCCATCCTGTGTATTCTCTCAAAGTTGTTactataataataaaacaacaacaactaataataataataattgcagCTGACACacactgaacacctactatggACCAGCCACTGGACTAAGcactttatatacattatctGTTGTACTCCTTACTGCACACCCGTGAGGTgaaggctatttttaaaaattgaactgtaaattgatttacaacattgtattagtttcaagtatacagtaaagttaatcagttatacagatatataatatatagtcaCTCTTTTCTAGAttgttttctcatataggttattacagattattgggtatagttccctgtgctatacaggaggtccttattgtttattgaatttatatacaacagtgtgtacatgtcaatcccatcctctaatactattattatctctGTTACACAGGAAAAGTTCAATCTATGAAGGGAAAGAGTTGAAATTCAAGTCCAGGTCTGTCTCACGACAGAATCAGCTCTGCATGGTTCTCTACGATAGCATCAAAGTGCTCTTTCAAAAGTAAATCAGATAAAATAATTCCTTGGCTTGACAGCCTCCAGTGGTTTCCCCACACATGTAGAACCAAAGCCAACTTTCTTCCTGGGCCATCAAGGCCTGGCAGAACCCAGGCTGTACCTTCctccccagcctctgcctcctttccccacccctgTAAGAAACTGTGCCCCAGGAAGTGCATCAGTAGCTGGGCTCTGTGTCAGTAGCCGTGATCTGCTATGAGTATGTTTGGTAGGCTGGCTTGGGTGCCTACTCTTGCTCACAGTGTTACCTCCCTTGGAAAATACCTCCCGTGGTTCAAACAACCATCTCAGAAGCCCTGTCGGTATAAGGTGGAAGCTGCCTGTGGTTGTCAGTATGACCACTGTTCCATGGAGAGTTGCTGGGCTATCTTAGAATGcttgctctctctttctcacttgtGCTGGAAGATCCTAGAAGGTTGACAGTATCCCAGATCCTCTCCAGTACCAAGAAGAGTGTGATGCTAAGAGATAAATCTAAACAGCACTGGACTAGGAAAGGTATGACCTATATCTTACTCCAGCTTTCTCGCTCAGTAGCTTAGGAGGCCTGAGGTGAATCTTTTCAGTTttctaagcctcaatttctttcttcttttttctctgttgttttttgttttatggccatgccatgcagctcgtgggattgtagttccctgaccagggactgaaccctgggtcacagcagtgaaagcactgaattctaaccactggaccccagggaactCCCTAATGCTCACTTTCTTTATTGGTCAATGAAAGTCATAATATCTGCTCTTGAGGGATTGCTTTGAATATCTAATAAGATGACTTATTGGATAGTGTTCTGGAAAGTTAAGTGCTTACTGTTTCAGATACGGCTCTAAGCTTCTTGCTCCAAGTATCCAACCTTAATTTAACCACGAGATAACATCGGacagggcttcgcaggtggcgctgggctgtgttgtgctgtgttgtgcttagtcgctcagtcgtatccgactctttgcaaccccatggactgtagcctgccaggctcttttgtccacagggattttccaggcaagaatactggagtgggtcaggtggtgctagtggtaaacaacctgcctgtcaaggcaagagacgcaagagacatgggtttgatccctcggttgggaagatcccctggagtaggaaaaggccacccactccagtattctcgcctgaaaaacACCATAgaccagagcctggagggctacatttcatggggtcacaaaacatcggacatgactgaaacagctGAACATATTAAGCTGCTCACCTGTATTACCTCCAGCATTCCCCAGAAAAACACTACTATGTTACTATTAATAGCAgctccactttgcagatgaggaaaatgaggcacagagaggttaagaggtTTGTTCATCATTACCTAGCTAGTAAGTGTCAGAGCCAGGTTGTGAATCCACCAATCTGACTTCAGAACCTGTGGACTGAGCCACTTACTTTCACATGTAAGGTAATGTGTTTTGTTTGGGTGAATGTTTTATCTGTTCTGGTGGCTCTAACAGAATACTGTAGAGggagtggcttataaacaacagaaatttattttttagcagTACAAAGATCAAGGTACCAGCAAATTTAGTGAGGCCAATCCTTGGTTGTGGATGACCATCTTCTCGCTATAATCTCACATGGCAGAGGGAGACGAAGGAGCTCTGTGGGccttttcttataagggcactatcCCATTTATCAGGTTTCCATCCTCATTACCTGATCACCTCCCAAAGACCCACATTCAAATACTACCACATTGGGGATTAAATTTCAACATCAATTTTGAGGGGATTCAGTCTATAGTAGGTGGgaggttattatttttttcaagtaacAACACTTTTTCTATCATTTTCTCTAAGTGTTATACCATTTCTCTCTCACTGGGCCACATGCTACTTGGGTTCCTTCACCTGTTATTGTTTAACTTTGTGGTAGGGAACCTTCTCCCTACCCAGTTTGCTTACTTTCTTCTTCCTCAAAGGTATAAGAGGTTCCCAGTGAATGTGATGTTCCAAGAACATAATCGTCCCATGGTCGCAAAGGAGTGCGAGTGCCTGGGGGTCTGATTCCTTTGTGGCGTCACGAGTACTGAGCACCTCCCATATGTCAGGGCCTGACCTAGTCAACTGGGGCTACCACAAGGAACAATCAAAAAACCCCACCCTGCACAACTTCACTTCAGTGGTATTCTTGCTTCGAATACCCAACCTTAATTTAACCATGAAATAACAtcagtcagggcttcccaggtgactctgtggtaaagaatccaccttctagtGCAGGGGGTGTAAgatatgcaggttcaatccctgggttgggaagatcccctggaggagggcatggcaacccactccagtgttcttgcctggagaacccccatggacagaggaccctggagggctacggtccatagggtcacaaaattttggcgaccctatggactgtagcctgccaggctccactgtccatgggggtcctccaggcaagaacactggagtgagttgccaggccctcctccaggggatcttcccaacccagggatcaaacccaggtctcccgtgttgcagacAGATtgtgtaccatctgagccaccagggaagcccatgaatactggagtggatagcctatcccatTTCCTGGGGATTGTCTctacccaggaatctaactggggtctcttgcattaaaggtggattttttaccagctgagctaccagggaaacctacACTCATGAGACATGACAATAAATACAATATGAGATCCCTGAATTGGATCTtggaattaaaaaacagacatgagTGGGAAAACTGGAGAAATTTGAATGTCTATAGATTAGTTAACAGTGTTGTATCAATATTAATTTCCTGGTTTCAATACTATTACCATTATTATGTAAGGAGTTTAATGTGAGTGGAAGCTGGGTGAATGGTGTACAGCCACTCTGTGCTATGTTTACTATTTTCCTGTAAAGTCAAACATTATTTTAGGCAGTTTGAAAGCAGGCTGGCAGGCACAGAAATGATAAATGACAAAGGATATGGGAAGGACATCGATAGTATCTGCTGTACCTCCTGAGTCACAGTGTCCTCTTCTGTGAATCAGACCCAATAATAATGCATCTCAAGGAATTTGTATGGGAACCTACTTTTGAAGTATTATAAAAATGCAAGCTATGAGTATTCACTTTTGTGATAGAAGctcccaaagaaacaaaaatatcaataCTCCATCCCCTTGAaacactgctttttatttttttatttttttttaaattttaaaatctttaattcttattgcaaaatagaaagttaaatatATCCTTGCCTTTCTGGGTCTTGCCTTTTAGTAGAGTGAATGTGGAGGAGGGGATAACTAAAGCAATTGGgaaattagtaattttttttggtttagaaatattattttattcattaatcaATCATCTAAAATGAatcattctgttttaaaatacttattacattaaaataaaatgaaatatgcttAGCCTGAAGTCTCTGGACAACCCTGGCCAGGCAAGGTCCCCTGTGTTCAAACTCTTTGGCCTAAAAGGGCTTCAGTTAGAATCCTCTTGTCTTATCCTCTCTCCCTACATATGCCTTCTTGGCTGATTTGTATTATCAGGTAGAAACTGGACTCTGAAGGCTTTGACAGGGTAAGGAGAAAAAAACAGGGGATGTGAGGTAAAGTAAATatgttgtttattttgcttttctttgttggaTGGACCACTTCTCTCCAAATCCATTGGCCTGGTAAAGCTGTGAGTACTATCCTGACCTCTGGCATCCCAACAGAGAGGTAGACAGTACCTCTCATCTGGACAGCCAGAGTCCTTCACCAGATAGGGAAATTAGCATTTTAGAAGGAAACAGATACTGTGGATAAAGCAAGAAATGCAGATGAGGACCAAGAGAGGgtcagttttaaaatatgttggttatgtcaggcctccctgagaaggtgacatttgaataAAGGCTTTAAAGAAGAGAGGGAACAAGAGCCCCACAAAGTCAGTCACAGTGAATAGCAAGTGCAAAGGACCAGTTTAAGGAACAGCAGGAAGCCTAGTGTGACTAGAATAGAGCTGAACAAGGTAAGGTTGCCTCTTGCTGGGATCTTAAAGATAAGGGACAGAAGGTGGCCACGGGGGAAGGCTCAGGGAAGTCAAACAATAGGCACCAAATAGGGGacccgccaggcttcccaggtggcactagtggtaaagaacctgcctgccactgcaggggacataagagatgtggatttgacccctgaatcaggaagatcccctggaggagggtctggcgacccactccagtattcttgcctagagaaacccatggagagaggagcctagcaggctacagtccatggggatgcaaagagtcagacatgacaaaagcgacttagcatgcacacagaggACCTGCCATTGACCTCTGTTTCCAGCTGAGTCAGTGACGAGAGAAGcatgaagggaaagaaaagagcagGGAAGTGAAATCACTGAAATCTAGAATCCTTATCCAGTTTCTGCTGAGGAAACAAATTAAGCACCATAATGAGTTTCTGAATCTCCTGTGCTTGATTCCTCACCAATCAGTGAACTCTAATTAATGCCGAGTGTGGCGGTAACACCACAGCCAGAGCCATCTTCATGATTTCACCTTAATAAGTGTCACTGGCAGCATAGAAGGGTGGTCTGATTTTTCATGGCCTGATAAGTGCAACTGAAAAAGTCCAGAGCATTGTTGTGGTTTCATTTATGTCTAGTATCAGAAGTCCCCGAATCATCCAATTAGAATCATCTGGATATTTGGGGCCTAGTAATGCATGCagtatggagaaggcgatggcaccccactccagtattcttgcctggaaaatcccacagacggaggggcctggtaggctgcagttcatggggtcacaaagagtcgagcatgactgagcgacttccctttcacttttcactttcatacaatggagaaggaaatggcaacccactccagtgttcttgcctggagaatcacagggacaggggagcctggtgggctgccgtctctggggtcacacagactcggacatgactgaagcgacttagcagcagcagcagtggcagcaatgCATGCAGTAAACAGAATGCAAGCAATAATGCCACATGGGAAGCAGCCTCTAGGCCTGATGTGTACCTGAGAGAAATGGGCTGAGTACCAGATGGGGTCCCTGGAGCCTCCCCAGCTGGCAGCCATGGCCCAGGATGCTCTCTCACCCATGCAGGAGCAGAAATCCACATAGGGAAAAGCAGCCTACTGATGGGAGGCTTGTAGACAGCAGTGTTTTCAGAACATCGCAGCTCATCCTGAGATGCACACAAATGTGGTGGCCTTGTCCTTATAGTGTGATAAGGATGGAATGAGAGGATTTAGTGGATAGTGTTctcaaaaatgtgaaatatacatTTCTATAAGGTAttactatgcatgcatgctaagttacttcagtcgtgtttgactctttgcatccctgtggatggtagcccgccaggctcctctgtccatgagattttccaggcaagaatactggagtgggttgccattcccttctccagaggatcttctcaacccatggattgaaccctgaGGGGTCGAATTCCAGTCTcttacatgtcctgcattggcaggcgggttccttagcactagcaccgcctgggaaacCCTAGTGTCAGTATACATGTATTCCTATTGTCGTTATTATGTACCATGGGAGGTATTAAGAAAGTACAACACCTGCAACCATAGTGTTTTCAGCTTTCCTGCATCTCTAATGTTATAGAGGAGGCCATTATCCTCTTTTTGAGAAACAACAGCTACCATgttaagcacttactatgtgccaggcactatggtAAAGGCCTTGCATACAtgatctcatttagtcctcacagcAATCCCATGAAGTAGGTAATGTTTCTCCATTTTAAAGTTGGGTatgtgaggctcagagatgttaacTAACTTACCCAAGGTAACACAGTAAGTCTTTACCATCAGAATTTTACCATCAGGAGACTAGCTCTAGGATTCTGTATCCTTATCTCTGCACTAAAAGGCGTTTCAAGTAGCACATGCAAGACACACATACCCCCAAGTGGTAGATGTGGATCTCCAAGAGGGAGACACCAGTTTCACCTTTTGGGCTCCATACACAGGGCTGGCTGTAGAAGGAGACCCCCAAGCAAGTGGACCACTCCAGCTGGGGGTGATTATGGACAGAAGTGGGCACTTGGATGCTTGGGGGTGGCGTGCTGTGGGGGTATCTGGCTTCCCAATTGGGAAGACTAGGCTGGGGACAAGAGTGACAGaccaaatctgaatttcagaaacACCCAGAGTAGCAGTCACCAACTTCATCGCGCCCTTGTGCCTGCGAGGCAGCTATAGGCGCAAAGAGGTGCTGAGGCTTCCCTAAGATCACACAGTTCGCTAGAGTGCAGGTGCAGTGTAGAACCTTGGTCTTCAGGCTCCAGTTCGGTGCTCTTGCTACCACTCCACTCCCACTGGGCCCTCAGGTTCAGTGCACAGCAGTCAGAGGCAAGCCACATCTTTGTGAGTGAAGCCATTTTCTGCAGGGTGGTTCTCAGTGTTGCCCAGAGATGTGCAGAAGTGCCAGTCTTCAAGTCTCACCCAGGCCTGACTGAGGACTGAGATCCAGCAAAATGGGCCTTTCAAGCCCTCTAGGTGACCCTGATACACACTCAAGTGTGAAAACCACCGGCCCAGACAGAAAGGCAAAGTGCCGAGTGCTGCAGCCATACACATGCATCCGGATCATCAACTCGCACAGCACAAAGAAGGGTCGTCTTCCTAGAGAAGGAAGGAACACAGCTCTCAAGCCACACCTGCAGAGCAAGGTCACCTTCAAACACATGTAGTGTTTAAACATGCACAGACGGGGAGGAGGAGTGCAGCCAGCACTTGCTCATCCACAGGGGCATCAGAGCTAGTGTAGTTTTGCCAACTCAGCAATTCCCCAGAGATGTGCCAGTTCTGCTGCTTGTTGCCTGGGAGGTGCATCCCTGCCCTCTGGGAAATTGCCATGCAGGATCATAGAACCTCTGATCTGGGAGGGACCTTAGAGAGTACCTGCCTCATTGCCCACCCCTACTGCATCCCTGGTGATGCACCTGACTTTCCGtctccagaggaacctggcaggctacagtccatggggtggcaaagagtcagacaggacttagcccTGGGCACAATCATTTTTAGGAACAGTGGCAGGCCGCACAAAACACCAGTGGCTCCTAGTTTGTGGCCTCTGGTTTAATATCTTTCTTTCCCACTTGGCTCTCTGCTCCACAGGGGCACATGCCCCTGGGTCTGCTCTGGTCACCACAGTGTCTGGATtccacaaatggaaaaataaaaatagaagatggACCCACTCTCCCAGGAGaacattatacagagtgaagtaagccagaaagaaaaacaccaatacagtatactaacacatatatatggaatttaggaagatggcaatgacgaccctgtatgcaagacagggaaagagacacagatgtgtataatggacttttggattcagagggagagggagagggtgggatgatttgggagaatgacattctaacatgtatactatcatgtaagaattgaatcgccagtctatgtctgatgcaggaacagcatgcttggagctggtgcatggggatgacccagagaggtgttatggggagggaggtgggagggggttcatgtttgggaacgcatgtaagaattaaagattttaaaatttaaaaaaataaaaataaaaattaaaaaaaattaaaaaaaattaaaaaaattaaaaaaaataaaaaagaaagaatacactGGCATGGAGATGGCACTCTGTCACTCCTCACCTCTTTTTCAACTGCCCACTGGAAATGTCCCCATGTCCCTTTAAGCCCCACTCCTCGGTTGACCCCTGCAGGCCTCCTTACCCTCTGCTCTGAAGTCATCCCATGGCCACATGGGTTCTGGTGGGGGCGGGGCCCTCTGTGACGTCACCAAGGGCCCAGCCTTGCCTGGTCCTCAGTCTCCAGGTGCCAGTGCAGACCAGCGCACCAGGAGCCACTTCGTCTCAGCTCACGATGCGGTCGGTAATATGGTTATTTCTTTGGTCTACGTTTATCTCGTTTGTCTTTGCCTATATGTTTTACGTCCTGAGAGATGAAGCCAAAGAACCCCCATGGATGGTGCCCAGCGGAACGCACTTCCGAATTCGGCAGAATCAACCAGAGCATGCCCCAGGCTGGTTTGGGAGCAATTCGCACTGGCTGTTAACCTTCCTCATGTTTTTGGTGATCCTGAAGTTTCCCGGAGGCGATGACGAAAGTAACGTCTGCACTCCTCCTGGCCGTCAGGGCTGTTCATCTGGCCCTCCAGGAAGAAAGAAGATAAAGGCTTCCCCCTACAAAGACTCTATGTGCGGTGTCTTAACCCAGGTCAAGACGAAACTTGTGAACCTTGTGTCCAGGATGCGGAATCTGAAACTCATTGCGGCAACCGGTGATAGATGCCAATGTCCCAATATCGAGGTTCTTGGTGATGCACAGAATAACATTACAGTATATTAGTTACGGGACACAGGAAACCCCGATGGAGTGGATTTTCACATCAAGGAAGAAGAGTAGTTGAGTGTTGACAAACTGTATCCAAACtaataaaaagtattttgaagcaaaaggaaaaaaagcctcTGCTATTTTTTATTCGCGCTACAGTTTTACCTTTTGCAGAATGTGGTATAATTGGCATCATGCAGTCTGTAACCTTTTCCAGACTgagagacctgcgttcgatccctggcttgggaagatcccctggagaagggaaaggctacccactccagtattctggcctggagaattccatggacttacagtccacggagtcacaaagagtcggacatgactgagcaactttcacagtgTATAACCTTTCCCAGACTAGCTTATTATACTTAATAACATCATTAAGTTTCATCCATTTCTCTTTGTGATTTGATagcccatttctttttattcttgaataatattctgttatattGATGTTCTGTAGTTAGTTTAAACATTCAGGTAGTAAAGGACATTTTGGTTGCctccaatttgtgtgtgtgtgtgtgtgtgagagagagagagagagagacacacacacacacacacagagagtatGAGTTAAGCTTTATACAATTCAGGTGCATGTTTCTGTGTGGGCATTAGCTTTCAAATCACTTGGTGCACTATCTAGGAGCAAAATTGCTAGATCATAGCGTATGACA is a window from the Capra hircus breed San Clemente chromosome X unlocalized genomic scaffold, ASM170441v1, whole genome shotgun sequence genome containing:
- the LOC102182866 gene encoding protein FAM209A-like, whose translation is MATWVLVGAGPSVTSPRAQPCLVLSLQVPVQTSAPGATSSQLTMRSVIWLFLWSTFISFVFAYMFYVLRDEAKEPPWMVPSGTHFRIRQNQPEHAPGWFGSNSHWLLTFLMFLVILKFPGGDDESNVCTPPGRQGCSSGPPGRKKIKASPYKDSMCGVLTQVKTKLVNLVSRMRNLKLIAATGDRCQCPNIEVLGDAQNNITVY